A stretch of Campylobacter volucris DNA encodes these proteins:
- a CDS encoding CZB domain-containing protein, whose protein sequence is MFKLNGYNEILHVSGKTLSDHLSCRLAKWIAGIGKERFSSGRAFGKLNIPHQKVHENINQAITLAHNEQITDHLLQNQILDKCSNAEKSSEDLFAIFKEMLEEREENLATANKTTN, encoded by the coding sequence ATGTTTAAGCTAAATGGATATAACGAAATTTTACATGTTTCAGGTAAAACTCTTTCTGATCATTTAAGTTGCAGACTTGCAAAATGGATTGCAGGCATTGGAAAAGAAAGATTTTCAAGTGGTAGAGCTTTTGGAAAATTAAACATTCCTCATCAAAAAGTACATGAAAACATTAATCAAGCTATAACCTTAGCACATAATGAGCAAATAACAGATCATTTACTTCAAAATCAAATTTTAGACAAATGCTCTAATGCTGAAAAATCTTCTGAAGATTTATTTGCAATTTTTAAAGAAATGCTAGAAGAGCGAGAAGAAAATCTAGCAACTGCAAATAAAACCACTAATTAA
- a CDS encoding NUDIX domain-containing protein produces the protein MKNLKEEKFTHSKYITPKRYSYQGKDEKTYTWDFIEAMDSVSVFLYHTQKDSFLFVKQFRIPLWDYQKRNNITIDDMGYSIELCSGLVDKKLSLEEIAKEECVEELGYYPSSVEFIGEYYAGFGSGVNRQFLYFASISEEDKIGNGGGIDGEDIKPVWIKRDEFEKFSKANLIKTPLLEFAYLWFKDRKSILN, from the coding sequence ATGAAAAATTTAAAAGAAGAGAAATTTACTCACTCAAAATATATTACTCCAAAAAGATATTCTTATCAAGGCAAAGACGAAAAAACATATACTTGGGATTTTATAGAAGCTATGGATAGTGTATCGGTATTTTTATATCATACGCAAAAAGATTCTTTTTTATTTGTCAAACAATTTAGAATTCCATTATGGGATTATCAAAAACGCAACAATATCACCATAGATGATATGGGCTATAGTATAGAATTGTGTTCAGGTTTGGTGGATAAAAAACTTAGTTTAGAAGAAATTGCTAAAGAAGAGTGTGTAGAAGAATTAGGGTATTATCCAAGTAGCGTAGAATTTATAGGTGAATATTATGCAGGTTTTGGCTCAGGTGTAAATAGGCAATTTTTATATTTTGCAAGTATTAGTGAAGAAGATAAGATCGGAAATGGTGGAGGAATAGACGGAGAAGATATTAAACCAGTGTGGATTAAAAGAGATGAATTTGAAAAGTTTTCCAAAGCAAATCTTATAAAAACTCCATTGTTAGAATTTGCATATTTATGGTTTAAGGATAGAAAATCTATCCTTAATTAG
- the groL gene encoding chaperonin GroEL (60 kDa chaperone family; promotes refolding of misfolded polypeptides especially under stressful conditions; forms two stacked rings of heptamers to form a barrel-shaped 14mer; ends can be capped by GroES; misfolded proteins enter the barrel where they are refolded when GroES binds), with protein sequence MAKEIFFSDEARNKLYEGVKKLNDAVKVTMGPRGRNVLIQKSFGAPTITKDGVSVAKEVELKDSLENMGASLVREVASKTADQAGDGTTTATVLAHAIFKEGLRNITAGANPIEVKRGMDKACEAIVAELKKLSREVKDKKEIAQVATISANSDEKIGNLIADAMEKVGKDGVITVEEAKSINDELNVVEGMQFDRGYLSPYFITNADKMLVELQSPYILLFDKKITNLKDLLPILEQIQKTGKPLLIIAEDIEGEALATLVVNKLRGVLNISAVKAPGFGDRRKAMLEDIAILTGGEVISEELGRTLESATLQDLGQASSVIIDKDNTTIVNGSGEKANIDARINQIKTQIAETTSDYDKEKLQERLAKLSGGVALIKVGAATETEMKEKKDRVDDALSATKAAVEEGIVIGGGAALIKAKSKINLNLQGDEAIGAAIVERALRAPLRQIAENAGFDAGVVVNSVENSKDENLGFDAAKGEYVDMIQSGIIDPVKVERIALLNAVSVASMLLTTEATISEIKEEKPAMPDMSGMGGMM encoded by the coding sequence ATGGCAAAAGAAATATTTTTTTCAGACGAAGCAAGAAATAAACTTTACGAAGGTGTTAAAAAATTAAACGATGCAGTAAAAGTTACTATGGGACCAAGAGGTCGCAATGTTTTAATACAAAAAAGTTTTGGTGCACCTACTATAACTAAAGATGGTGTAAGTGTTGCTAAAGAAGTAGAATTAAAAGATTCTTTAGAAAATATGGGTGCTTCTTTAGTAAGAGAAGTTGCTAGCAAGACTGCTGATCAAGCAGGAGATGGAACAACAACAGCTACAGTTTTAGCTCATGCTATATTCAAAGAAGGTTTAAGAAACATAACAGCTGGAGCAAATCCTATTGAAGTTAAAAGAGGTATGGATAAAGCTTGCGAAGCTATAGTAGCTGAACTTAAAAAACTATCTCGTGAAGTAAAAGATAAAAAAGAAATAGCTCAAGTTGCTACAATTTCAGCGAATTCTGATGAAAAAATAGGAAATTTAATAGCTGATGCTATGGAAAAAGTTGGTAAAGATGGTGTTATAACAGTTGAAGAGGCAAAATCTATAAATGATGAATTAAATGTAGTTGAAGGTATGCAATTTGACAGAGGTTATTTAAGCCCATATTTTATAACAAATGCTGATAAAATGTTAGTTGAATTACAAAGTCCTTACATTTTACTTTTTGATAAAAAAATAACAAATTTAAAAGATTTATTACCTATTTTAGAACAAATTCAAAAAACAGGAAAACCTTTATTAATAATAGCTGAAGATATAGAAGGCGAAGCTTTGGCAACTTTAGTTGTAAATAAATTAAGAGGTGTTTTAAATATATCAGCTGTTAAAGCTCCTGGTTTTGGAGACAGAAGAAAAGCTATGCTTGAAGATATAGCTATTTTAACAGGTGGTGAGGTTATCTCAGAAGAGCTTGGAAGAACATTAGAAAGTGCTACTTTACAAGATTTAGGTCAAGCTTCAAGTGTTATCATAGATAAAGATAATACTACTATAGTAAATGGTTCTGGCGAAAAAGCAAATATAGATGCTAGAATTAATCAAATAAAAACTCAAATAGCTGAAACAACAAGTGATTATGATAAAGAAAAATTACAAGAAAGGCTTGCAAAACTTAGTGGTGGAGTTGCATTAATTAAAGTTGGTGCTGCTACTGAAACAGAAATGAAAGAGAAAAAAGATAGAGTTGATGATGCTTTAAGCGCTACAAAAGCTGCTGTTGAAGAAGGTATAGTAATAGGCGGTGGAGCTGCACTTATAAAAGCAAAATCAAAAATTAATTTAAATTTACAAGGTGATGAAGCTATAGGCGCAGCTATAGTTGAAAGAGCATTAAGAGCACCTTTAAGACAAATAGCTGAAAATGCTGGTTTTGATGCTGGAGTAGTTGTAAATAGTGTTGAAAATAGCAAAGATGAAAATTTAGGCTTTGATGCTGCAAAAGGTGAATATGTAGATATGATACAATCAGGTATTATAGACCCTGTTAAAGTTGAAAGAATAGCTTTATTAAATGCTGTTTCAGTTGCTAGCATGTTACTTACAACAGAAGCTACAATAAGTGAAATAAAAGAAGAAAAACCTGCTATGCCTGATATGAGCGGTATGGGTGGAATGATGTAA
- the groES gene encoding co-chaperone GroES, with protein MNFQPLGKRVLVKRVEETKTTASGIIIPDNAKEKPLNGEVVAVSKEVEDIKAGDKVVFAKYGGSEIKLDNEEYLVLNTDDILGILK; from the coding sequence ATGAATTTTCAACCTCTAGGAAAGCGTGTATTAGTTAAACGCGTTGAAGAAACTAAAACAACTGCTTCTGGCATTATTATACCAGATAATGCTAAAGAAAAGCCATTAAATGGTGAAGTTGTTGCAGTAAGCAAAGAAGTAGAAGATATAAAAGCAGGTGATAAAGTAGTATTTGCTAAATATGGCGGAAGTGAAATAAAACTTGACAATGAAGAATATTTAGTATTAAATACTGATGATATTTTAGGAATTTTAAAATAA
- the hpf gene encoding ribosome hibernation-promoting factor, HPF/YfiA family, with the protein MNTSIVGKQFELTESIKEYIEKSFDVLAKYNLDVISARCVISADERHGKKGFWAEFSINLAGINTVVVKQKDKDLYAAIDLAIDRISKVLRRLHDKNITHKHQDEIKQNFALPSIVDEDEIVPMELELYKPLEIDEALEKLKASKDIFLVFNDMDAKMRVLFKKKDGKFGLF; encoded by the coding sequence ATGAATACAAGTATAGTCGGAAAGCAGTTTGAACTTACAGAGTCTATTAAAGAATATATTGAAAAAAGTTTTGATGTATTAGCCAAATATAATCTTGATGTGATTTCTGCTCGTTGTGTTATAAGTGCAGATGAGAGACATGGAAAAAAAGGATTTTGGGCTGAATTTAGTATCAATTTAGCAGGAATTAACACCGTTGTAGTAAAACAAAAAGATAAAGATTTATACGCAGCTATAGATTTGGCAATTGATAGAATTTCTAAAGTTTTACGAAGATTGCATGATAAAAATATTACCCATAAACACCAAGATGAAATAAAACAAAATTTTGCCTTACCTAGTATAGTGGATGAAGATGAAATTGTTCCTATGGAACTTGAGCTTTATAAGCCTTTAGAGATTGATGAAGCTTTGGAGAAATTAAAAGCGAGTAAAGATATATTTTTAGTATTTAATGATATGGATGCTAAAATGAGAGTTTTATTTAAGAAAAAAGATGGAAAATTTGGTTTATTTTAA
- a CDS encoding 3-methyladenine DNA glycosylase: MSGYEIFKTFILANVKFQDFEWLPNGNLSEFEILISTILTQNTNWKNVLKALENLKNANITKLEDLQNLNTQTLALLIKPSGFYNTKAKYIKNFTQKFFNDYESLNEFKTQVDREWLLKIKGLGNESVDGILNYVCKREILVVDNYSAKITQYLGYELDNYESLNEFLRQDIATNQNNLNQLLQKQYELFELYQIFHAMIVSFCKEHFQGKKLSDDGQRILKPLLI, translated from the coding sequence ATGAGTGGTTATGAAATTTTTAAGACTTTTATACTAGCAAATGTAAAATTTCAAGATTTTGAGTGGCTACCAAATGGCAATTTAAGTGAATTTGAAATTTTAATTTCTACAATTTTAACCCAAAATACAAATTGGAAAAATGTTTTAAAAGCTTTGGAAAATTTAAAAAATGCAAATATTACCAAACTTGAAGATTTGCAAAATTTAAACACCCAAACTCTAGCACTTTTAATAAAACCTAGTGGTTTTTACAATACTAAGGCAAAATATATTAAAAATTTTACTCAAAAATTTTTTAATGATTATGAATCTTTGAATGAGTTTAAAACACAAGTAGATAGAGAATGGCTTTTAAAAATCAAAGGCTTGGGTAATGAAAGTGTGGATGGAATTTTAAATTATGTTTGCAAGCGTGAGATTTTAGTTGTAGATAATTATAGTGCAAAAATCACGCAGTATTTAGGCTATGAATTGGATAATTATGAAAGTTTAAATGAATTTTTAAGACAAGATATAGCAACAAATCAAAATAATCTAAATCAATTGCTACAAAAACAATATGAACTTTTCGAGCTTTACCAAATTTTTCATGCGATGATTGTTTCTTTTTGTAAAGAACATTTTCAAGGAAAAAAACTCTCAGATGATGGTCAAAGGATATTAAAGCCTTTATTAATTTAA
- a CDS encoding DEAD/DEAH box helicase produces MQANLYEFLQANQAELIICEDDKEADELAQVCLYLDFKTFVLPDFRAHFGSDLRSFSKELFEICKVLNSYHKEIHKKILISPIRTILQKLPGKNNLKNIVLKKNSLIRLEKFKEDILHSGYEFVDIVQDKGEVSIRGEIIDIFAINEEQPYRILLFSDEIESIRYFDINTQKSIPNELSSIEICPFLSNFTQEQYDILQEKIQNFESQSIINDVNSLGFWCIDDFYDYLNLNFVSIKKFQVEEFEEDISIINQKIIPQAKICKDLISVYNQDFFSFHKDKKILILAKNEVLFKALQIEETSNITLKMSDIRLNLIIQDGMIISLNQKQKHKKIKKASLIIDELRVGDYVVHEDYGIAKFLGLEKIIISGAQKEFVALGYLNNDKLLLPVENLYMIDKYIGASSGVPVLDKLGKGTFLKLKEKLKEKLFAIASNIVSLAATRALIKAKVLDISEKLQDEFISKAGFLYTKDQELVCKEINQDLKSSRVMDRLLSGDVGFGKTEIAMNAMFTCVKSDFTALFFVPTTLLSSQHYKTLKKRFDPFEIDVFKLDRFTNSKEKKQILQILKEKKPCVVIGTHSLLSVECENLGLVVIDEEHKFGVKQKEKLKELSKNSHILSMSATPIPRSLNQALSSLKSYSVLQTPPQDRLDVRTFVRESNDALIKEAISRELRRAGQIFYIHNHIASINESKKYLLDLFPNLKILILHSKIDAKTTEEQMLKFENKEYDLLLCTSIVESGIDLANANTIIIENADRFGMADLHQLRGRVGRSFKQGYCYFLIEDKEKITKDSLKRLASLESNSFLGSGSILAYHDLEIRGGGNLLGVDQSGHIEQIGYSLYLKMLEDEINKLSKNEIVKEKKIDLKLNINAFINSDYISEDRLRLELYRRLSKCASVNEVYEIEGEMNDRFGKLDIYTKQFLDLIIIKILASKNYKTISNFEQNICFVKDDESKEVIKARSKDDDDIIETILTHLRKNVS; encoded by the coding sequence ATGCAAGCTAATTTATATGAATTTTTACAAGCAAATCAAGCTGAGCTTATAATTTGTGAAGATGATAAAGAAGCAGATGAATTAGCTCAAGTTTGCTTGTATTTAGATTTCAAAACTTTTGTTTTGCCTGATTTTAGAGCGCATTTTGGGAGTGATTTGCGTTCTTTTTCAAAAGAATTATTTGAAATTTGCAAAGTTTTAAATTCATACCATAAAGAAATCCATAAAAAAATTTTAATTTCTCCAATTAGAACTATTTTACAAAAATTACCTGGGAAAAATAATCTTAAAAATATAGTTTTAAAAAAGAATTCTCTCATTAGACTAGAAAAATTTAAAGAAGATATTTTACATAGTGGATATGAATTTGTAGATATAGTTCAAGATAAAGGTGAAGTTTCTATTCGCGGTGAAATTATTGATATTTTTGCTATTAATGAAGAGCAACCTTATAGAATTTTATTATTTTCAGATGAGATAGAAAGTATTAGATATTTTGATATCAATACGCAAAAATCTATACCAAATGAATTATCTAGTATAGAAATTTGTCCTTTTTTGAGTAATTTTACTCAAGAACAATATGATATTTTGCAAGAAAAAATTCAAAATTTTGAAAGTCAAAGTATTATCAATGATGTTAATTCTTTAGGATTTTGGTGTATTGATGATTTTTATGATTATTTGAATTTAAATTTTGTAAGTATTAAAAAATTTCAAGTTGAAGAATTTGAAGAAGATATTAGCATTATCAATCAAAAAATTATACCACAAGCTAAAATTTGTAAAGATTTAATCAGTGTTTATAATCAAGATTTTTTTTCTTTTCATAAGGATAAAAAAATTCTCATTTTAGCTAAAAACGAGGTATTGTTTAAGGCTTTACAGATAGAAGAAACTTCAAATATCACTTTAAAAATGAGCGATATTAGATTAAATTTAATCATCCAAGATGGTATGATTATTTCACTTAATCAAAAACAAAAACACAAAAAAATTAAAAAAGCAAGCTTGATTATCGATGAGCTTAGGGTGGGTGATTATGTAGTGCATGAAGATTATGGTATAGCTAAATTTTTAGGACTTGAAAAAATCATTATCAGCGGTGCTCAAAAAGAATTTGTAGCTTTGGGATATTTAAATAATGATAAATTGCTTTTGCCTGTTGAAAATTTGTATATGATTGATAAATATATAGGTGCAAGTAGCGGTGTGCCTGTGCTAGATAAACTTGGAAAAGGAACATTTTTAAAACTCAAAGAAAAACTCAAAGAAAAACTTTTTGCAATTGCTTCAAATATTGTTTCTTTAGCTGCCACTAGGGCTTTGATTAAGGCTAAAGTTTTAGATATATCTGAAAAATTACAAGATGAATTTATAAGCAAGGCAGGATTTTTATACACTAAAGATCAAGAATTAGTATGTAAAGAAATTAATCAAGATCTTAAAAGTTCTCGTGTGATGGATAGATTGTTAAGCGGTGATGTGGGTTTTGGAAAAACAGAAATTGCTATGAATGCTATGTTTACTTGTGTTAAGAGTGATTTTACAGCATTATTTTTTGTGCCTACTACCTTGCTTTCTTCGCAGCATTATAAAACTTTAAAAAAAAGGTTTGATCCTTTTGAAATTGATGTTTTTAAACTAGATCGTTTTACAAACTCAAAAGAAAAAAAACAAATTTTACAAATTTTAAAAGAAAAAAAACCATGCGTGGTAATTGGTACACATTCGCTTTTGAGTGTAGAGTGTGAAAATTTAGGTTTGGTTGTGATTGATGAAGAACATAAATTTGGCGTAAAACAAAAAGAAAAATTAAAAGAGCTTAGTAAAAATTCTCATATTCTTTCAATGTCGGCAACACCTATACCAAGGAGTTTAAATCAAGCCTTGAGTTCTTTAAAATCTTATAGTGTTTTACAAACCCCACCTCAAGATCGTTTGGATGTAAGAACTTTTGTAAGAGAAAGTAATGATGCTTTAATTAAAGAAGCAATTTCTAGAGAATTAAGAAGAGCAGGGCAAATTTTTTATATACACAATCATATAGCAAGCATTAATGAAAGTAAAAAATATCTTTTAGATTTATTTCCAAATTTAAAAATTTTAATTTTACATTCTAAAATTGATGCTAAAACCACCGAAGAACAAATGCTTAAATTTGAAAACAAGGAATATGATTTATTGCTTTGTACTTCTATAGTTGAAAGCGGTATTGATCTAGCAAATGCAAATACTATTATAATTGAAAATGCAGATCGTTTTGGTATGGCTGATTTGCATCAATTAAGAGGGCGAGTAGGGCGTAGCTTTAAGCAAGGATATTGTTATTTTTTAATTGAAGATAAAGAAAAAATCACCAAAGATTCCCTAAAAAGACTTGCTAGTTTAGAAAGCAATTCTTTTTTAGGCTCAGGATCAATTTTGGCTTATCATGATTTAGAAATTCGAGGTGGTGGGAATTTATTAGGCGTGGATCAAAGTGGGCATATAGAGCAAATTGGCTATAGTTTGTATCTTAAAATGCTTGAAGATGAGATTAATAAGCTAAGTAAAAATGAGATTGTTAAAGAGAAAAAAATTGATTTAAAATTAAATATCAATGCTTTTATAAATAGTGATTATATTAGTGAAGATCGTTTGCGGTTAGAACTTTATAGAAGACTTAGTAAATGTGCTAGTGTAAATGAAGTGTATGAGATAGAAGGCGAAATGAATGATCGCTTTGGAAAATTAGACATTTATACTAAACAATTTTTAGATTTAATAATAATTAAAATTTTAGCTAGTAAAAACTATAAAACTATCAGTAATTTTGAACAAAATATTTGTTTTGTAAAAGATGATGAGAGTAAAGAAGTGATTAAAGCTAGAAGCAAAGACGATGATGATATTATCGAAACCATACTTACTCATCTTAGGAAAAATGTATCATGA
- a CDS encoding bactofilin domain-containing protein, with the protein MAIFNKGSIASVSETTVISSGARIEGNFYFDSMLHLDGEITGVVHSSNVIVIGKSGVLKGQVKANKIVINGLFEGEMSVDSLEILSGGVLNGNIIVKQLSIENGGKFNGSSKIVEKDEEVAMVDVIEEKSQDAS; encoded by the coding sequence ATGGCAATCTTTAATAAAGGCTCTATTGCTTCAGTATCCGAAACTACAGTCATTTCAAGCGGTGCAAGAATAGAGGGAAATTTTTATTTTGACTCTATGCTTCATTTAGATGGAGAAATTACAGGAGTAGTGCATTCATCTAATGTAATTGTTATAGGTAAGAGCGGTGTTTTAAAAGGACAAGTAAAGGCTAATAAAATCGTTATTAATGGTCTTTTTGAAGGTGAGATGAGTGTTGATTCTTTAGAAATTTTATCAGGTGGTGTTTTAAATGGAAATATCATTGTAAAACAACTTAGCATAGAAAATGGTGGTAAATTTAACGGAAGTAGTAAAATCGTAGAAAAAGATGAAGAAGTAGCAATGGTTGATGTAATAGAAGAAAAATCACAAGATGCAAGCTAA
- a CDS encoding zinc metallopeptidase, M23 family: MVKDKFTLTITDVNGSRHFLLSQIIKKVIIYFTSFVFIVIVLGALYINYLATKRSELLKEQETLSAKNTKLFSQNESMQKNLEEKTALYDELQTQLADIEENLGLKQDESLDIPERLEKVKLTNDQAYLFLTQIPNGHVIADNGVTGNFGWRHHPILNKKEFHPGIDLRAPLKTPIYAPANGVVEYAAYSNNGYGYSVILIHNFGFKTVYAHMTRQDVVKAGEFVKKGQLLGYTGNTGLSTGPHLHYEVRFINKLLDPKIFIDLNHKNYEQIFEQERRVPWQSLIKALLLQYPKLQSFQAVQE; this comes from the coding sequence ATCGTGAAAGATAAATTTACACTTACTATAACAGATGTTAATGGCTCTAGGCATTTTTTGTTAAGTCAAATTATTAAAAAAGTAATTATTTATTTTACTTCTTTTGTTTTTATAGTGATAGTTTTAGGGGCTTTGTATATTAATTATTTAGCGACTAAAAGATCAGAGCTTTTAAAAGAGCAAGAAACTTTAAGCGCCAAAAATACTAAATTGTTTTCTCAAAATGAAAGTATGCAAAAAAATTTAGAAGAAAAAACTGCTTTATATGATGAGTTACAAACTCAACTTGCTGATATTGAAGAAAATCTTGGTTTAAAACAAGATGAAAGTTTAGATATACCTGAAAGATTAGAAAAGGTGAAATTAACTAATGATCAAGCATATTTATTTTTAACCCAAATTCCAAATGGTCATGTTATAGCTGATAATGGAGTTACTGGAAATTTTGGTTGGCGTCATCATCCTATTTTAAATAAAAAAGAATTTCACCCTGGGATTGATTTAAGAGCGCCTTTAAAAACACCAATCTATGCTCCCGCAAATGGGGTGGTTGAGTATGCTGCATATAGTAACAATGGATATGGATATTCTGTAATTTTAATCCATAATTTTGGCTTTAAAACTGTGTATGCTCATATGACACGCCAAGATGTTGTAAAAGCTGGAGAATTTGTTAAAAAAGGACAATTATTAGGCTATACGGGTAATACTGGACTTTCTACAGGTCCGCATTTGCATTATGAAGTTAGATTTATTAATAAACTTTTAGATCCAAAGATTTTTATAGATTTAAACCATAAAAATTATGAACAAATTTTTGAACAAGAAAGGAGAGTTCCATGGCAATCTTTAATAAAGGCTCTATTGCTTCAGTATCCGAAACTACAGTCATTTCAAGCGGTGCAAGAATAG
- a CDS encoding bifunctional tetrahydrofolate synthase/dihydrofolate synthase, with product MNFKQTLAKKEMFYKKISRFFMFAMYEKYKNVFCKTKNIQIIGTNGKGSTGRFLAMLLKQEGFLVGHYTSPHIFKFNERFWLNGTIVDDESLEQAHKILEDKMKQDLSRLSYFEYATFLALVLFEKCDYVVFEAGVGGEYDATSVFDKEFTIFTNIGFDHQELLGKTLKNIARTKLKAMKDKAIISSNQDLIVLNLAKHIALLKNSKLTITSFFQDKDLKNITQEYTKKYNLAYFLQDNLLLALESFSIILNKDKTSLIKSMQNLPKLDLKGRCEQISDNIFVDVGHNEMAALALASIFKEKKVHLVYNCFLDKDFYNILKALKPIIKIVEIYDYKTENRPLAGEKLLESLKELDIKYKKFNHIENDNLYLVFGSFLLVENFLRGYRER from the coding sequence ATGAATTTTAAACAAACCCTTGCTAAAAAAGAAATGTTTTATAAAAAAATTAGTAGATTTTTTATGTTTGCCATGTATGAAAAATATAAAAATGTATTTTGCAAAACTAAAAATATACAAATCATTGGTACTAATGGCAAAGGAAGCACAGGCAGATTTTTAGCCATGCTTTTAAAACAAGAGGGGTTTTTAGTAGGTCATTATACTAGCCCTCATATATTTAAATTTAATGAAAGATTTTGGCTAAATGGTACTATAGTAGATGATGAGAGTTTAGAGCAAGCGCATAAAATTTTAGAAGATAAAATGAAGCAAGATTTATCAAGACTTAGCTATTTTGAATATGCAACTTTTTTAGCATTGGTTCTTTTTGAAAAATGTGACTATGTAGTTTTTGAAGCTGGAGTTGGTGGTGAGTATGATGCTACAAGTGTTTTTGATAAAGAATTTACAATTTTTACTAATATTGGCTTTGATCATCAAGAACTTCTTGGAAAAACACTTAAAAATATCGCAAGAACTAAATTAAAAGCTATGAAAGATAAGGCTATAATTTCATCTAATCAAGATTTAATTGTCTTAAATTTGGCTAAACACATAGCTTTATTAAAAAATTCAAAACTTACAATTACTTCATTTTTTCAAGATAAAGATTTAAAAAATATTACACAAGAATATACTAAAAAATATAATTTAGCTTATTTTTTGCAAGATAATTTATTGCTTGCATTAGAGAGTTTTTCGATAATTTTAAATAAAGATAAAACTAGTTTAATTAAAAGTATGCAAAATCTTCCAAAGCTTGATTTAAAAGGAAGATGTGAGCAAATTTCTGATAATATTTTTGTCGATGTAGGTCATAATGAAATGGCTGCTTTAGCTTTGGCTTCAATTTTCAAGGAAAAAAAAGTTCATTTAGTTTATAATTGTTTTTTAGATAAAGATTTTTATAATATTTTAAAAGCTTTAAAGCCTATTATAAAAATAGTTGAAATTTATGATTATAAAACTGAAAATAGGCCTTTAGCTGGAGAAAAATTGCTTGAAAGTTTAAAAGAATTAGATATTAAATATAAAAAATTCAATCATATAGAAAATGATAATTTGTATTTAGTTTTTGGCTCTTTTTTGTTAGTTGAAAATTTTTTAAGAGGGTATCGTGAAAGATAA